The following coding sequences lie in one Cyanobacterium sp. Dongsha4 genomic window:
- a CDS encoding ferredoxin--nitrite reductase translates to MVVAVNTTTTKKVKLNKIEKVKEAKHGLDVREEIEKFAQMGWEAMDEDDLIVRLKWLGIFFRPVTPGKFMLRLRTPNGILNSQQLRTFAEIIERYGEDGKADITTRQNIQLRGVHLQDIPDIFRKLEAVGMTSIQSGMDNVRNLTGSPVAGIDPHELIDTRELNQKLQDLITNYGQGSYEFSSLPRKLNIAIEGSKDNSIHAELNDIAFLPAYKDGELGFNVVVGGYLSAQRCAESIPMDVWVRPNEEVLELCAAILSVYSECALEEGLRENRAKARLMWLIDKWGINRFRIEVEKKLGQSLQFAAPKDEITLEKRDHLGVNPQRQEGYSYIGIHIPVGHLDAEGLFEIARLADVYGNGEIRATVEQNFIIPFIPNDRVEAFLAEPILERYRVNPSPLSRSVISCTGARYCNFALVETKQRAVKLATELDNELNIPSKVRIHWTGCPNSCGQAQAGDIGLMGTKAKKDGQVVEGVNLFMGGKVGKDAHLGNLQQKSIPCDDLKSVLKEILINEFGATVK, encoded by the coding sequence ATGGTTGTTGCTGTAAATACCACCACCACAAAAAAAGTGAAACTAAATAAAATTGAAAAAGTAAAAGAAGCAAAACACGGTTTAGATGTTAGGGAAGAAATAGAAAAGTTTGCTCAAATGGGGTGGGAGGCAATGGACGAAGATGACCTCATTGTGCGTTTGAAGTGGTTAGGGATTTTTTTTCGCCCAGTAACACCGGGGAAATTTATGCTTAGGTTACGCACTCCTAATGGTATTCTCAACAGCCAACAATTACGCACTTTTGCTGAAATTATTGAACGTTATGGGGAGGATGGAAAAGCTGATATTACCACCCGTCAAAATATTCAATTAAGGGGAGTTCATTTACAGGATATACCAGATATTTTTCGTAAATTAGAAGCGGTAGGCATGACATCGATTCAGTCAGGAATGGATAATGTGCGTAATTTAACGGGTTCTCCTGTTGCTGGAATTGACCCTCACGAGTTAATAGACACTAGAGAATTAAATCAAAAATTACAAGATTTGATTACTAATTATGGACAGGGTAGTTATGAATTTAGCAGTCTCCCTCGTAAATTAAACATTGCGATCGAAGGTAGCAAAGATAATTCTATTCACGCCGAGTTAAATGATATAGCATTTTTACCCGCCTATAAAGATGGTGAATTAGGTTTTAATGTTGTGGTAGGGGGTTACTTATCCGCTCAAAGGTGTGCAGAGTCTATTCCGATGGATGTGTGGGTAAGACCGAATGAAGAAGTATTGGAATTATGTGCGGCTATTCTTAGTGTTTATAGTGAATGTGCATTGGAAGAAGGTTTGAGGGAAAATAGAGCAAAAGCCCGTTTAATGTGGTTAATTGATAAATGGGGTATAAACCGTTTTCGCATTGAAGTGGAGAAAAAATTGGGGCAATCCTTACAATTTGCCGCTCCGAAAGATGAAATTACTTTAGAAAAAAGAGATCATTTAGGGGTTAATCCTCAAAGGCAAGAGGGTTATAGTTATATCGGTATTCATATCCCCGTTGGGCATTTAGATGCAGAAGGCTTATTTGAAATTGCTCGTTTAGCGGATGTTTACGGTAACGGAGAAATTCGGGCAACAGTGGAACAAAATTTTATTATTCCTTTTATACCGAATGACAGGGTAGAGGCATTTCTTGCTGAACCAATTTTAGAACGCTATCGAGTTAATCCTTCACCTTTAAGCCGTTCTGTAATTTCCTGTACAGGAGCTCGTTATTGTAATTTTGCCTTGGTAGAAACTAAGCAAAGAGCGGTAAAATTAGCCACAGAATTGGATAATGAACTAAATATTCCTTCTAAAGTCAGAATTCATTGGACAGGTTGTCCTAACTCTTGTGGACAGGCTCAAGCAGGGGATATTGGCTTAATGGGTACTAAAGCGAAAAAAGATGGGCAGGTGGTAGAGGGTGTTAACTTATTTATGGGGGGAAAAGTGGGCAAGGATGCTCATTTAGGCAATCTCCAACAAAAAAGTATTCCCTGTGATGATTTAAAATCCGTTTTGAAGGAAATTTTAATTAACGAGTTTGGGGCAACTGTTAAATAA
- the thrS gene encoding threonine--tRNA ligase produces MSNQEAIKLPRTSESEELKKIRHTTSHVMAMAVQKLYPNAQVTIGPWTETGFYYDFDLPEPLAEKDLKAIKKEMTKIINKKLPVIREVVTREEAQKRIKDINEPYKLEILDSIKEEPITIYHLADQWWDLCAGPHVETTADLNPKAIELESVAGAYWRGDANNKQLQRVYGTAWETPEQLAEYKRRKEEALKRDHRKLGKELGLFIFSDPVGPGLPLWTPKGTLIRSTLEDFLKQEQIKRGYLQVVSPHIGRVDLFKISGHWQNYKEDMFPMMADNVEEAEKEVGFVLKPMNCPFHIQIYKSELRSYRDLPMRLAEFGTVYRYEQSGELGGLTRVRGFTVDDSHLFVTPDQLESEFFSVVDLILSVFKSLQLKNFKARLSFRDPNSDKYIGGDEVWEKAQNAIRNAVKQLDMEYFEAEGEAAFYGPKLDFIFQDALEREWQLGTVQVDYNLPERFDLEYTAPDGSRQRPIMIHRAPFGSLERLIGILIEEYAGDFPLWLAPIQVRLMPVSDDFSGYAQEVCQKMLSLGIRAEVDNSGERLGKMIRNGEKQKIPVMAVVGANEVENNTLSIRTRASGDLGAIAVSEVIEKVKGAIESHGNF; encoded by the coding sequence ATGTCTAATCAGGAAGCAATTAAGTTACCCCGCACCAGCGAATCAGAAGAATTAAAAAAAATCCGTCACACCACCTCCCACGTTATGGCTATGGCGGTACAAAAATTATATCCTAATGCTCAAGTTACCATCGGTCCTTGGACAGAAACAGGTTTTTATTATGATTTCGATTTACCTGAACCCTTAGCAGAAAAGGATCTCAAGGCAATCAAAAAAGAGATGACGAAAATTATTAACAAAAAATTGCCTGTTATCCGTGAGGTTGTCACGAGAGAGGAAGCGCAAAAGAGAATTAAAGATATTAATGAACCTTACAAATTAGAGATTTTAGATAGTATCAAAGAAGAACCTATCACCATCTATCATTTAGCGGATCAATGGTGGGATTTGTGTGCAGGTCCCCACGTTGAGACTACAGCAGATCTTAACCCAAAGGCGATCGAACTTGAAAGCGTAGCAGGGGCGTATTGGCGTGGAGATGCCAATAATAAGCAGTTACAGAGGGTTTATGGTACGGCATGGGAAACCCCTGAACAATTAGCCGAATACAAACGCCGTAAGGAAGAAGCCTTAAAACGGGATCATCGTAAGTTAGGTAAAGAGTTGGGATTGTTCATTTTTAGCGATCCTGTAGGTCCGGGATTACCATTGTGGACTCCTAAAGGGACTTTGATTCGATCGACTCTTGAGGACTTTTTGAAACAGGAACAAATCAAAAGAGGTTATTTACAGGTAGTTAGTCCCCATATTGGTAGGGTGGATTTATTTAAAATTTCTGGTCACTGGCAAAACTACAAAGAAGATATGTTCCCCATGATGGCGGATAACGTAGAAGAAGCGGAAAAAGAGGTTGGTTTTGTCTTAAAGCCCATGAATTGTCCTTTCCATATCCAAATTTATAAAAGTGAGTTGCGATCGTACCGTGATTTACCCATGCGTTTAGCGGAATTTGGTACGGTATATCGTTATGAACAATCAGGGGAATTAGGCGGTTTAACCAGAGTTCGAGGCTTTACCGTTGACGATTCCCATTTATTCGTTACTCCCGATCAACTTGAAAGCGAATTTTTCAGCGTAGTTGATTTAATTCTATCAGTCTTTAAGAGTTTACAATTAAAGAACTTTAAAGCCCGTCTGAGCTTCCGAGATCCCAATTCTGACAAATATATCGGCGGTGATGAGGTGTGGGAAAAAGCCCAAAATGCCATCCGTAATGCCGTTAAACAGTTAGATATGGAATATTTTGAAGCGGAAGGGGAAGCGGCTTTTTATGGACCTAAACTCGATTTTATCTTCCAAGATGCCTTAGAAAGAGAGTGGCAATTAGGTACGGTACAGGTTGATTATAATTTACCAGAGCGTTTCGATTTAGAATATACCGCCCCCGATGGTAGCCGTCAACGTCCCATCATGATTCACCGTGCGCCCTTCGGGTCTTTAGAACGTCTGATCGGTATTTTAATCGAAGAATATGCGGGGGATTTCCCTCTCTGGTTAGCACCTATTCAAGTGCGTTTAATGCCTGTTAGCGATGATTTTTCTGGGTATGCTCAAGAGGTATGTCAAAAAATGTTAAGTCTCGGTATCCGTGCTGAGGTAGATAACAGTGGTGAAAGACTGGGTAAGATGATTCGCAATGGGGAAAAACAAAAAATCCCTGTCATGGCGGTTGTGGGAGCTAATGAAGTGGAAAATAATACCCTTAGTATCCGTACCCGTGCCTCTGGGGACTTAGGTGCGATCGCAGTTTCTGAGGTCATAGAAAAAGTTAAAGGTGCGATCGAATCTCACGGTAATTTCTAG
- the gatB gene encoding Asp-tRNA(Asn)/Glu-tRNA(Gln) amidotransferase subunit GatB, translated as MTTATQTKYEAIIGLETHCQLNTNSKIFCSCSTNFDSPPNTNVCPVCLGHPGVLPVLNQEVLNSAIKMGLALQGKIARYSKFDRKQYFYPDLPKNYQISQYDLPIVENGQLEIEIVDPKTQEVTKKIIGITRLHMEEDAGKLVHAGSDRLAGSTHSLVDFNRTGVPLLEIVSEPDLRTGQEAAEYAQELRRLVRYLGISDGNMQEGSLRCDVNISVRPVGQKEFGVKVEIKNMNSFSAIQKAIEYEIERQIEAINEGEAIVQETRLWEEGSQRTISMRSKEGSSDYRYFPEPDLPPLVINDTQLEEISKTLPELPANKRSRYEAEFGLSAYDARVLSDDKDVALYFEAVVANGASVKGAANWITQDIAAYLNSNPDLDINKIALKPEMLAELVKLIEKGTISGKIAKEILPELLEKGGSPKEIVENKGLVAISNPDELSTIIDKILAENPDKLEQYRAGKTKLQGFFVGQIMKATSGRADPKLTNQILNQKLNA; from the coding sequence ATGACCACAGCTACTCAAACCAAATATGAAGCAATTATTGGTTTAGAAACTCATTGTCAACTCAACACCAACAGTAAAATTTTTTGCAGTTGCTCTACTAACTTCGATAGCCCCCCAAATACAAATGTTTGTCCCGTATGTTTAGGACACCCCGGGGTTTTACCCGTATTAAATCAAGAAGTTTTAAACTCCGCCATCAAAATGGGTTTAGCTTTACAAGGGAAAATTGCCCGTTATAGTAAATTCGATCGCAAACAGTATTTTTATCCTGATTTACCGAAAAACTATCAAATATCTCAGTATGACTTACCCATTGTTGAAAATGGACAGTTAGAAATAGAAATAGTTGATCCCAAAACCCAAGAAGTAACCAAAAAAATCATTGGTATCACTCGCCTACACATGGAAGAAGATGCAGGGAAATTAGTTCATGCAGGTAGTGATAGATTAGCAGGTTCAACTCATTCCCTTGTTGATTTTAATAGAACTGGCGTTCCCTTACTCGAAATAGTTTCCGAGCCTGATTTACGCACAGGGCAGGAAGCCGCAGAATACGCTCAGGAATTGCGCCGCTTAGTACGTTATTTAGGTATTAGCGATGGCAATATGCAAGAGGGTTCACTACGTTGCGATGTTAACATATCCGTGCGTCCTGTAGGGCAAAAAGAATTTGGAGTAAAAGTAGAAATCAAAAACATGAACTCTTTTAGTGCCATTCAGAAAGCCATCGAATATGAAATAGAAAGACAAATAGAAGCAATTAACGAAGGTGAAGCCATTGTTCAAGAAACCCGTTTATGGGAAGAAGGCAGTCAACGCACCATCAGTATGAGAAGTAAAGAAGGCTCAAGCGATTACCGCTATTTCCCTGAACCTGATTTACCCCCCTTAGTTATCAATGACACTCAATTAGAGGAAATTAGTAAAACTTTACCTGAATTACCTGCCAACAAACGTAGTCGTTATGAAGCAGAATTTGGCTTATCGGCTTATGATGCAAGAGTATTAAGCGATGATAAAGACGTTGCTTTATACTTTGAAGCCGTTGTTGCTAATGGTGCAAGTGTTAAAGGTGCGGCTAACTGGATTACTCAAGATATTGCCGCTTATCTCAATAGCAATCCTGATTTAGATATTAACAAAATTGCCTTAAAACCTGAAATGTTAGCAGAGTTAGTTAAGCTAATTGAAAAAGGTACTATCAGTGGCAAAATTGCAAAAGAAATCCTGCCTGAATTATTAGAAAAAGGTGGTTCTCCTAAAGAAATTGTGGAAAATAAAGGCTTAGTTGCCATTTCTAATCCTGACGAATTAAGTACAATTATTGATAAAATCTTAGCAGAAAATCCTGATAAATTAGAACAATATCGAGCAGGAAAAACTAAATTACAGGGGTTCTTTGTTGGTCAAATTATGAAAGCCACTAGCGGAAGGGCAGATCCTAAATTAACTAATCAAATTCTAAATCAAAAGCTCAATGCTTAA
- a CDS encoding CHAT domain-containing protein, whose protein sequence is MKTVKTLLKFIKNNLSSSYRKITILFIFTLLLVLATPQSRQIIQAKAINGIEQRIKSQKMGIMEDSFRNEYEEYFGRIINTEQFNPVNVRITSSHNRQNASEIARKIAIADRLAQTTSAVMWVVPEKEYLHLVLITSRGIITVKDLYEVPFDTINRTVTDFYKQINQLETPFDLTLSQKLYQWIISPFEKEILEPEKINNILFCMGEGVRLLPFAALHDGEKFLVQKYNLSRIPAFDLINPEYKPFNNPTVLAMGASNFTDNTPLPGVLVELQEVAQKVQKKSSQNQEEILFNQEFTLANMQQRLKEKPFEIIHLATHADFKPGSPNNSYIQFWDKKLTLDKMYELPWQTPPDLLILSACNTAVGDNNSELGFTGIALQSGVKSALGSLWYVSDLGTLALITEFYEQLINQSEKNPTKVQALTKAQNLLLEDKVYFEDNRLITPEGDIYLPDNLKLKGKLDLSHPFYWSAFTLISSPW, encoded by the coding sequence ATGAAAACCGTAAAAACGTTACTAAAATTTATAAAAAATAACTTATCTTCGAGTTACAGAAAAATTACTATACTATTCATTTTTACACTATTATTAGTTCTAGCAACACCTCAATCTCGACAAATAATTCAAGCTAAAGCAATAAACGGTATCGAACAGAGAATTAAAAGTCAGAAAATGGGAATTATGGAAGATAGTTTCCGTAATGAATATGAAGAATATTTTGGGAGAATAATTAACACCGAACAATTTAATCCTGTCAATGTTCGTATTACTTCATCTCACAATCGACAAAACGCTTCAGAAATAGCTCGAAAAATTGCGATCGCCGATCGTCTTGCTCAAACCACATCAGCCGTTATGTGGGTAGTGCCAGAAAAAGAATATTTACATTTAGTTTTAATAACTTCCAGAGGTATTATTACCGTTAAAGATCTTTATGAAGTACCCTTTGATACAATTAACCGAACAGTTACAGATTTTTACAAGCAAATAAATCAACTAGAAACCCCTTTTGACCTAACTCTATCCCAAAAATTATATCAATGGATTATTAGCCCTTTTGAAAAAGAAATCCTAGAACCAGAAAAAATCAATAACATCTTATTTTGTATGGGAGAAGGTGTACGTTTATTGCCCTTTGCCGCCCTCCATGATGGAGAAAAATTCCTAGTGCAAAAATACAATTTAAGTCGCATACCTGCATTTGACTTAATTAACCCTGAATATAAACCCTTCAATAATCCCACAGTTTTAGCAATGGGAGCATCTAATTTTACAGATAATACCCCCTTACCAGGAGTTTTAGTGGAATTACAAGAAGTTGCTCAAAAAGTTCAAAAAAAATCTTCTCAAAATCAAGAAGAAATACTTTTTAATCAAGAATTTACCCTTGCGAATATGCAACAACGGCTAAAAGAAAAACCCTTTGAAATTATCCATCTAGCCACCCATGCAGACTTTAAGCCCGGAAGCCCAAATAATTCTTATATTCAATTCTGGGACAAAAAATTAACCCTTGATAAAATGTACGAACTTCCTTGGCAAACACCCCCAGATTTATTAATTCTCAGTGCTTGTAATACTGCAGTTGGTGACAATAATTCTGAATTGGGATTTACAGGTATTGCCCTACAATCGGGAGTTAAGTCCGCACTAGGTAGTTTATGGTATGTCAGTGACTTAGGTACTTTAGCTTTAATTACTGAATTTTACGAGCAGTTAATTAATCAATCAGAGAAAAATCCGACGAAAGTACAGGCTTTAACAAAGGCTCAAAATCTTTTGCTTGAGGATAAAGTCTATTTTGAAGATAATCGCTTAATCACTCCTGAAGGAGATATTTACCTACCCGACAATTTAAAATTAAAAGGAAAATTAGATTTATCTCATCCTTTTTATTGGTCTGCATTTACTTTAATTAGTAGTCCTTGGTAA
- the speB gene encoding agmatinase — MSNLPESEAQKALQKESELSFTGWQQEVQQGLDYGLEAAESIKDRTISTFSRGELPHYAGINTFLKAPYLEDVKQVGNYDVAIVGVPHDSGTTYRPGTRFGPQGIRKISALYTPYNFELGVDLREQIKLCDVGDIFTIPANNEKSFDQISKGVAHIFKSGAFPIILGGDHSIGFPTLRGVCRHLGDKKVGIIHFDRHVDTQETDLDERMHTCPWFHATNMKNAPAKNLVQLGIGGWQVPRQGVKVCRERATNILTVTDITEMGLDAAADFAIEKATDGTDCVWISFDIDCIDAGFVPGTGWPEPGGLLPREALYLLKKIVQNTPVCGIEVVEVSPPYDVSDMTALMATRVICDTMAHLVVSGQLPRKQKPDYIHEEAQVVDQPWS; from the coding sequence ATGAGCAATCTACCAGAAAGTGAAGCTCAAAAGGCACTACAAAAAGAGTCTGAATTATCTTTCACGGGATGGCAACAGGAAGTTCAACAGGGCTTAGACTATGGTTTGGAAGCCGCAGAAAGCATTAAAGATCGCACCATTTCCACTTTTTCCCGTGGAGAATTACCCCATTATGCGGGAATTAATACCTTTCTTAAAGCCCCTTATTTAGAAGATGTTAAGCAAGTGGGTAACTATGATGTTGCGATCGTCGGTGTTCCCCATGATTCAGGTACTACTTATCGCCCCGGTACAAGATTTGGTCCTCAAGGCATTCGTAAAATAAGTGCTTTATACACTCCCTATAACTTTGAGTTGGGAGTTGATTTACGAGAACAAATTAAACTCTGTGATGTGGGGGATATTTTTACGATTCCTGCTAATAATGAAAAATCCTTTGATCAAATTTCCAAAGGGGTTGCCCATATTTTCAAATCTGGGGCGTTTCCTATCATTCTGGGGGGAGATCATTCTATTGGTTTCCCCACTTTGAGAGGGGTTTGTCGTCATTTAGGGGATAAAAAGGTGGGAATAATACATTTCGATCGCCATGTGGATACCCAAGAGACGGATTTAGACGAAAGAATGCACACTTGTCCTTGGTTTCATGCTACTAACATGAAAAATGCCCCTGCGAAAAATCTTGTTCAGCTTGGCATCGGTGGTTGGCAAGTACCCCGTCAGGGAGTGAAAGTCTGTCGAGAAAGGGCAACTAATATCTTAACTGTTACCGACATAACGGAAATGGGCTTAGATGCGGCGGCGGATTTCGCCATTGAAAAAGCAACCGATGGTACTGATTGCGTCTGGATTAGTTTTGATATTGACTGCATTGATGCTGGATTTGTACCAGGTACAGGATGGCCCGAACCGGGTGGATTGTTGCCTCGTGAGGCTTTATATCTACTCAAGAAAATTGTGCAAAACACTCCTGTTTGCGGTATCGAAGTAGTGGAAGTTTCTCCTCCCTATGATGTCAGTGATATGACGGCTTTAATGGCAACCCGTGTTATTTGTGACACTATGGCTCATTTAGTGGTATCAGGACAATTACCTCGTAAACAAAAACCCGACTATATCCACGAAGAAGCCCAAGTAGTTGATCAACCTTGGAGTTAA
- the hypA gene encoding hydrogenase maturation nickel metallochaperone HypA has product MHETDMTKALIMTITDWYESQPQPYKIDKVHLLVGDFTCVEPASLEFAFEVQTKNTFLEGAKLAIKNIPLVAFCHSCDEEYQPEIGLQYSCPKCHSPMDDIRSGRELKIDRLEYSL; this is encoded by the coding sequence ATGCACGAAACGGACATGACAAAGGCATTAATTATGACTATTACTGATTGGTATGAGTCACAACCGCAACCATACAAAATAGACAAGGTTCATTTATTGGTGGGGGATTTTACCTGTGTTGAACCTGCTTCTCTGGAATTTGCCTTTGAAGTGCAAACTAAAAACACTTTCCTTGAAGGGGCAAAACTAGCCATTAAAAATATTCCTCTAGTTGCCTTTTGTCATAGCTGTGATGAGGAGTATCAACCAGAAATTGGTTTACAGTATTCCTGCCCTAAATGTCATTCTCCGATGGATGATATTCGCTCAGGGAGGGAGTTAAAAATCGATCGCCTTGAGTATTCTCTTTAG
- the hypB gene encoding hydrogenase nickel incorporation protein HypB encodes MHQTFDAALEINLLHANQAGADHNRSHFDEWGITCFNLMSSPGAGKTALLEKTLERLRYALNMVVIEGDMTTELDADRLRQYGVPVIAINTGRSCHLDSKMVSGGIHQLKAQYNPSDFDLLWVENVGNLVCPAEFEVGEHAKVALLSITEGEDKPLKYPVMFQEADCLLITKMDLAPHLDFDLDKLINNVRQMNPDVTIIPVSSKTEMGLDQWFTWVKNQVSLIHQHQQQLISV; translated from the coding sequence ATGCACCAAACATTTGATGCCGCTTTAGAAATTAATCTACTTCATGCCAACCAAGCAGGGGCAGATCATAACCGATCGCACTTTGATGAGTGGGGTATTACTTGTTTTAACCTCATGAGTAGCCCAGGGGCAGGTAAAACCGCTCTTTTAGAAAAAACTCTTGAACGCCTCCGATACGCTTTAAATATGGTTGTCATCGAAGGTGATATGACTACTGAGCTAGATGCAGATCGATTGCGGCAATATGGTGTCCCTGTCATTGCTATTAATACGGGGCGATCGTGTCATCTTGACTCCAAAATGGTATCGGGGGGTATTCACCAGTTAAAAGCCCAATATAACCCCTCAGATTTTGATTTGCTGTGGGTAGAAAATGTGGGTAACTTGGTATGTCCTGCGGAGTTTGAAGTGGGAGAACACGCAAAAGTAGCTTTGTTGAGCATTACTGAAGGGGAAGATAAACCCTTAAAATACCCCGTCATGTTCCAAGAAGCGGATTGCTTACTCATTACCAAGATGGATTTAGCCCCTCATTTGGACTTTGACTTAGATAAATTAATCAACAATGTTAGACAAATGAATCCTGATGTAACCATTATTCCCGTATCCAGTAAAACAGAAATGGGCTTGGATCAATGGTTTACTTGGGTCAAAAATCAAGTTTCTCTCATTCATCAACATCAACAACAATTAATCAGTGTTTAA
- a CDS encoding ABC transporter substrate-binding protein, whose protein sequence is MKRKSFLSYLVVFFATLTLTVACNNPASNIDTNTSAGGGTNGETPVVRLGFSAWPGWFPWQVANDQGIFEQNNVNVDLKWFDGYLESINTLIAEQIDANSQTLGDTVSSIAGGADQVIVLVNDNSTGNDKIIVSEEINTIQDLKGKKVAAEEGTVDHFLLLLGMKEAGLSPEDIEFVPLETGSAAAAFVAGQVDAVAVFAPFTTQALTRPNSKELFSSKDFPGSISDHLVFTRKFVEENPEQVQAMVDSWFATMDYIQANPDQANEIMAKRAGVSVEEYQEYAGGTKLFTIEENLEAFTPGDTMKSLSYSAEQMNKFLVDVGLASQEADLSNIFDDHFVKAYAEKKG, encoded by the coding sequence ATGAAACGAAAATCCTTTCTTTCTTACCTAGTAGTCTTTTTCGCCACTTTAACCCTTACCGTTGCTTGTAATAATCCTGCGTCCAATATCGACACTAACACCAGTGCAGGAGGAGGTACTAACGGTGAAACCCCTGTTGTCCGATTAGGCTTTAGTGCTTGGCCTGGTTGGTTTCCGTGGCAGGTTGCCAACGATCAAGGTATTTTTGAGCAGAATAATGTCAATGTGGACTTAAAATGGTTTGACGGTTATCTCGAATCTATTAATACTCTCATCGCTGAACAAATTGACGCTAATAGTCAAACTTTAGGAGATACCGTAAGTTCGATCGCAGGGGGTGCAGATCAAGTTATAGTCCTAGTTAATGATAACTCCACTGGTAACGATAAAATTATTGTCAGTGAAGAAATTAACACCATTCAGGACTTAAAAGGGAAAAAAGTAGCCGCCGAAGAAGGTACAGTGGATCATTTCCTCTTGCTCTTAGGGATGAAAGAAGCAGGTTTATCGCCTGAAGATATTGAATTTGTACCTCTTGAAACAGGTTCAGCCGCCGCCGCTTTTGTGGCAGGGCAGGTGGACGCAGTGGCAGTATTTGCTCCTTTTACAACCCAAGCCTTAACTCGCCCTAACAGTAAGGAGTTATTTAGCTCTAAAGACTTCCCCGGTTCAATTTCTGATCACCTTGTGTTTACTCGTAAGTTTGTGGAAGAAAACCCAGAACAAGTACAAGCAATGGTAGATTCATGGTTTGCGACTATGGATTATATTCAAGCTAATCCCGATCAAGCTAACGAAATTATGGCAAAACGGGCTGGAGTTTCTGTGGAGGAATACCAAGAATATGCAGGAGGCACAAAACTATTCACCATTGAGGAGAATTTAGAAGCCTTTACCCCCGGTGATACTATGAAATCTCTTTCTTACTCCGCCGAACAAATGAATAAGTTTTTAGTTGATGTGGGTTTAGCTAGTCAAGAAGCTGATTTAAGTAACATTTTCGACGATCACTTTGTCAAAGCCTACGCCGAGAAGAAGGGATAG
- a CDS encoding ABC transporter permease has product MNKSKVNILNGFWRLSEDIPKPLYITLTISSIALPLFLWWFITTVGNIDPKFLPSPANVLQAFGRLWSSGELMQDTIASLWRVGVGFFLAALFAIPIGILMGSFASIRALLEPLFGLMRYMPAPAFIPLLILYLGIGEEPKITLIFIGVFFFNALMVMDTVKFVSKDLIESTYILGGNKWQILTQVILPHSLPGILDACRINLAAAWQLVIVSELIASTEGLGRRISVAGRFLKTDEIFVGLIVIGIIGLSLDLFFQYLLRVSCKWSSQKR; this is encoded by the coding sequence ATGAATAAGTCAAAAGTAAATATCCTCAATGGTTTTTGGCGTTTATCTGAGGACATTCCCAAACCTCTCTATATTACCCTTACCATAAGTTCGATCGCGCTTCCTTTGTTTTTATGGTGGTTTATTACTACTGTTGGTAATATCGATCCTAAATTTCTACCTTCTCCTGCTAATGTTTTACAGGCTTTTGGAAGGCTTTGGAGTAGCGGTGAATTAATGCAAGATACGATCGCATCTTTATGGCGAGTGGGAGTTGGTTTTTTTCTTGCCGCTTTATTCGCCATTCCCATCGGCATTTTAATGGGTAGTTTTGCTAGTATTCGGGCTTTATTAGAACCTTTATTCGGTTTAATGCGTTATATGCCCGCACCAGCGTTTATTCCCCTCTTAATCCTTTACTTGGGTATCGGAGAAGAACCGAAAATCACTCTTATATTTATAGGTGTATTTTTCTTTAACGCTCTAATGGTTATGGATACTGTAAAATTTGTATCAAAAGATTTGATCGAATCGACGTATATTCTAGGGGGTAATAAGTGGCAAATTCTCACTCAGGTGATATTACCCCATTCTTTGCCCGGTATTCTCGATGCTTGTCGTATTAATTTAGCGGCGGCATGGCAGTTAGTAATTGTCTCGGAATTGATTGCTTCTACTGAAGGCTTGGGAAGGCGTATCAGTGTGGCAGGAAGATTTTTAAAAACTGATGAGATTTTTGTCGGTTTAATTGTGATTGGTATTATCGGTTTATCTTTAGATTTATTCTTTCAATATTTGCTAAGAGTTTCTTGTAAATGGTCTAGTCAAAAACGTTAA